GGTGCCACGCACGCTGCGCACCATGATTACCGGACGTTGAACGGGCGCTGCGCCTGCCCCCATTCATCGCACGCCGACACCAAGGAAGCCCCGCCATGACGCCCGAACGCAAGTCCTCGATCCTGATGCCCGACGCCCCGGTCGTGCGCGACGGCGAGGCGATTCTTCACGAAGCCCGTGCACTGATGACACGTCGCGTGTCCGAGCCGTCGCGCCGCGCGTTTCTCACACGGACGTTGTCGCTCGGCGGCGTCGCGTTGCTCTCTGGCTGTTCGCTCGACGACAACGCCAGCGTGGAGTCGGCGCTGACCAGAATCTCACGCTGGAACGATCGCGTGCAGGCCGCGCTGTTCCGAAAGAGTGTGCTGGCCCCGACGTTCCCGGCCTCGGCCATCACGCGCCCGTTTCCGTTCAACGCGTTCTACTCGATGGACGAAGCGCCCGTGGTGGATGAAGCCGAGTACCGGCTGGAGTTGTCCGGCCTGATCGCCGACAAAGCGCCGTGGCGGCTCGACGCCCTGCGTGACTTCGCTGCGCCGCGTGCTGCCGAGCAGATCACCCGTCACGTATGCGTGGAAGGGTGGAGTGCCATCGGACGCTGGGGGGGTGTGACGTTCGCGGACTTCTTGCGTCGCATCGGCGCGGACACCTCGGCGAAGTACGTCGGCTTCAAGTGTGCGGACGACTACTACACGAGCATCGACATGCCCACGGCGTTGCATCCGCAGACGCTGCTGGCGCTCACCTATGACGGCCAGACGCTGCCCCGGGAGTACGGCTTCCCCATGAAGCTGCGCATCCCGACCAAGCTCGGCTACAAGAATCCCAAGCATATCCAAGCGATCTACGTGACGAACACGTACTCGGGCGGGTATTGGGAGGACCAGGGATACAACTGGTTCGGCGGCAGTTGATGCCAGGGCCGGTGGCGGCGAAATCGCTCACCGGCGGGCGTGGCTGCACGATTTACGAGACGTCGGCGAACAGTTGATTGTCGGTTGAAGGTCAGATCGTCTCGATGGAAATTCTCACTCTTGGAGGTAACCGCAATGAAGAAGCAAATTCTGGCAGTGATGGCATTGGGTCTGGCACTCGGCACGGGTGCAGCTTTTGCGCAGGACGCGATGGGCAAGGGCGACGCGATGTCCAAGGGCGACGCCATGAGTAAGGGGGACGCCATGAGCAAGGGCGGTGCGATGAGCAAGCACGACGCGATGGGCAAAGGCGATGCAATGTCCAAGGGCGGCGCCATGAGCAAGGGCGATGCGATGGGCAAGGGCGGCGCAATGTCCAAGGGCGATGCCATGGGCAAGGGCGACGGGATGGACAAGAGTGGTGCGATGGGCAAGAGCCAGTAAGCACGCACCGGCGCTATCGAAGGGTAGCGAACGGCTTGGATGGGCTCAGAGGAAACAAGGCGTTGCAACGGAACTCCGCTGCGACGCCTTGTGTTTTGCTGTGTGCCCTGCAGTGCAGTGCAGCGTAAGGTCACCGTGTCAGTGCCACCGACTTGATCAGTAGGTAAACTTCCCGCCCCGGGTACAGTTGCAGCTGATCGGCAGACAAGCGTGTGATGCGCGCGCGCAGCACGGTGCCGCTGTCCAAACCCCGGTGGCCCTGCAACGTGGCGTCGACTTCGACCGAATCGCCGAGATCACGCAACGTCATGATGGTCGCGGGAAGCACGTTCAGCACGCTCGTATCGACAGGGGCCGACGTCGCGACGGCCACATCGCGTTCGCGCACGAGAATTCGACAGCGATCGCCGGGTTGACCGCTCGCACGTGCCACGCGTAGCCGGATGGCCTCGTCACCGTGCACGGCGACTTCCGTCAGACCGTATTGCGCGTCGTGCGCGACGATGCGCGTCTCCAGCACGATACCGGGAGACTCGACCGTGCCGTCGAGTGCGTCGCGATGCAGATTGAGGACATCAGCGGGTGCGCCCTGCGAGATCGTGCGTCCTTCCTTGAACAGCACAACCTGATCGGCCAGTCGCATGACCTCGTCCAGCGAGTGCGTGACGTACAACACGGGCAGCTTCAGTTCGTGACGAATGCGGTTCAGGTAGTCGAGGATCTCCAGACGCCTCGCATGGTCGAGCGAGGCCAGTGGCTCGTCCATGAGGAGCATGCGCGGGCATGACAGCAGCGCCCGGCCGATGCCCACACGCTGCTTCTCGCCGCCCGAGAGCGCGCCCGGACGACGATCGAGCAAGTGGCCGAGGTTCAGCACATCAACGACATGTTCGAGGGCGATTGCACCGCTACCTGCTGCAGCCACGTCGCGACGTCGCAGCCAGCGCCCGAAGAGCAGGTTCTGACGCACGGTGAAGTGCGGCATCAAGCGTGCATCCTGGAACACATATCCGATGCGGCGACGCCAGGTCGGCAGTGCGATACCGGTGGCACTGTCGAATAGCACGTCATCGCCCACGACGATGCGTCCGGCGTCGGGTTTGAGCAGACCGGAGACGGCATTGACCACCGTGCTCTTGCCACTGCCGGACGGGCCGAACAGGGCCGTTACGCCCGTGCCTGCGGCGAACTCGGCGTCGAGCACGAAGCTGCCGAAGCGGTGTTGGAGACGAACTTCAACCGTCATGACCCATCGCCTTGCGATTACCGAAGCGAATCAGCACTTCGGAGAAGATGAGCGTGGCGACGGCCAGTACGACCGAAATCGCGCACATGCGCCAGACCATCGCGTCGCCGTCGGGGACTTGCGTGGCCGTGTAAATCGCCAGTGGCAGCGTCTGCGTCTGTCCGGGAATGTTCGAGACGAACGTGATCGTCGCGCCGAACTCGCCCAGGGCACGCGCAAAGGCCAGCACGAAGCCGTGCAGCACGCCGGTCGCGGTGAGCGGCAGCGTCACGGTAAGAAAGGTGAGCCATGGACCCGCTCCGAGCGTCTGAGCGGCCTGCTCAAGCTTCGTGTCGGACGATTCCAGCGCTTGCCGGATCGCACGCACGAGCAGCGGGAAGCCCATCACGCCTGCTGCGAGGGCCGCGCCCGTCCAGCGAAAAGCGAAGGTGAAATTGAACCACTCGCGCAGCAGCTTGCCGATCGCGCCTTGCGCACCGAACAGAACGAGCAGCGCGAAGCCGACGACCACCGGTGGCAGTACGAGCGGCAAATGCAGGATGGCATCGAGCAGCGCCTTGCCGGGGAAGTGCCGACGGGCGAGCAGCCAGGCGGCCGCGTAGGCGAAGGGAAGGCTGCAAAGCGTGCCCCACAGACCTACGCGCAGGCTAAGTTCGACGATGCCCCATTCTTCAGGGGTGAGGCCCATGTGGAATTACGGACGGCTGAAACCGAAACGCTGGAACGTGGCCTGAGCCGTCGGCGTTTGCAGGAATTTGAAGAACGGATCGGCGTCGGCGCGGTTGGCCTGCTTCGTCACGGCTACCGGGTAGACGATCGGTGCATGGCTGTCGGCGGGGAAGGTCCCGGCGATGCGCACACGCTTCTCGGCGTTGGCGTCCGTCTTGTAGACGATGCCGTACGGCGCTTCGCCACGGGCGACCAGCAGCAATGCATTGCGCACGTTGTCGGCGGCGGCCACCTTGCCTTGCAGCTTCGACCAGATGCCGAGCTTCTCAAGCGCAGCCTTGCCATAGAGGCCGGCCGGTACGTGAGCCGGATCACCCATGGCGAGCTTGCCGTTGCCCAGCTTCGCGTCGAGATCCGCACCCGACTTGAGATCGACGTCGCCCGAGGTCGTGGCGGGCGCGATCAACACCAGTTCGTTGCCGAGCAGGTTGGTGCGGGTTTTCGTTTCGATCAGGTCGTGCTTTTGTGCGTAATCCATCCAGTCCTGGTCGGCCGAGATGAAGACATCGGCAGGCGCGCCTTTTTCGATCTGACGGGCGAGCGTCGAGCTTGCGCCGTACACGAGCACCGGCTTCTTGCCCGTTTCCTTGGTGTAGGTGGCGGACAGGTCGTCGAGGGCGTCTTTCATGCTGGCGGCGGCGAACACTTGCTGGGCTGCGGCGTGGCCAGCGAACAACAGGCTGGCGCCGACGGCGGCAACGCCGAGCGCGCGGCGCAGCATCGTGCCGGTGGTATTCGAGGCTTGGGACGTTTGGCTAACAGTGACAGTGGTTGCGACAGCTTTCACGAAATTGGTCTCCAGCGTGTGGTGGCAAGGCAGACTTGGCTGGCTCGGAACCCGACGCCCAGCGCCGTGAGTCGACTCATGGATACGGTCGGGCAGCGAGGCCGGACCTTCGGCTGCGCGGGGGGGGGGCGCAACGCGTTATGTAGGATTATATATAACGATGCGGCGCTGTATAGCGATATGCCTTATCACGGCATTCAAATGGTGCACGGCGCGGCAATGCCGCGTCGTGAAACGAAGAATTCGGGACAATGTGCACGTTCGCCGGACATGGCGAAAGCGAGACGGAAGCAAAACGGAAGCGAAACGGAAGCGAGGGCTGGGCGTGACGCCCGCTAATTAATATATGTCGTAAATCGCAAGGGGCCGCGAATGGGCCCCTTGTTCACATCTCAGGCGGCCGCCGTCTGGCCGCCCGGGCGCAACATTGCAGGACTGGTGCGCAGCATGTCGAAGAAGCCGTCGACGACGGCGTCGCACTCGGCACCCAGATCGTAGTCGGGCAGGAAGAGCCAGTCCGACATCATGCCGACGACCAGCGCGTGCAGCATGATCGCAGCCCGCCGTGTGTCGAGCGCAGCAGGCAACTGGCCGCGCTCGATGGCGCGTTCCATGTCACGCGTAATGCGCTGCTTGCCGTCCGCACAGGCTTCGCGCTGACGCTCCAGCACCGAAAGCATCTCGTTCGTGTATTCACACTTGTGGAACAGAATGTCCAACACGCGGCGGCGGCGCTCGTTGCGGGCGGTTTCCTTGAGCACCAGCTTGCAGATCTCGTGCATGCGCTGCATCGGGTCGCCGTCTTCCGGCTCGGTGCATTCCTCGTCGATCATGCGCTCCATCGGCAGACGGATACGATCCGTCATGGCGTTGAAGAGGTCGATCTTGTTCTTGAAGTGCCAGTAAATGGCGCCGCGCGTGAGGCCGGCGGCTTCGGCGATGTCGGCCAGCGACGTGCGCGACACGCCTTTCTGAGCGAACACCGTCTCTGCGGTGTCCAGCAACAGATTGCGGGTCTCGATCGCTTCTTCTTTCGTTCTGCGGGCCATCGTCGTGTCACAGGAGCAGCGGAAATTTGTGAAATGTCATGTAAGCCGCGCCGCACTATGGTGCGACGCAATGTGATTTACATACATTCATGAATGTATCTATAATAGCAGCCGCTTGCTCTATTGCACAGGGACCATTTAAGCTGCCTCCTCTAAGGGATAACTCTCTGACCGGAGAGAGCGAATTGATGAAGCCGCGCCGCCTGATTGGGGGTTAGGTGCGTGAGTCAAGGTCGCCTGATGTCCCGGAGCCTGTTCGACGATCTCAAACGAGTGCCAGCGTGCGCGGCCTGTGCCGCGCCCGGGGACGTCTTGTTGGCCCGCCCGTCCCATCCGGTGGGTCTGTCTCCGATGGCCCGCTCAACCGGGCCTTTTGGTATTTGCCGCCCGCCTTTGTGCGACGGGATTGCGGACCGGCCTTCGCCGTCGCAATCGTCGCAACGTTATTCGTCATTTTGTTTGACCGCATTCCATTTATCGGGGGCGTATATGCACGTCAAGAGAAGTTCACTGGGGATGGTCACTGCCGTCGCACTCGCGGTATTGACCCTGGCCGCGTGCGGCAAGAAGCCGCAGCAGCCGCAGGGCATGGTGCCGGAAGTCGGCGTCGTGACACTGCAACCCCAGAGCGTCACGCTGACGACCGACCTGCCAGGCCGTACCGCGCCCTACCGCGTCGCCGACGTGCGTGCGCGCGTCGACGGGATCGTGCTCAAGCGCGATTTCACCGAGGGCGGTGACGTCAAGGCGGGCCAGCGTCTGTACAAGATCGATCCGGCAACCTATCAGGCCGCTTTTGAGAATGCCAAGGCAACGCTCGCGAAGGCCGTGGCGAATCAGGCGTCGACCAGACTGTTGGCCGATCGCTACAAGCAACTGGTCGCCGTCGAAGCCGTGTCGAAGCAGGACTACGACAACGCGGTCGCCGCCGCACTGCAAGCCGATGCCGATGTGCAGGCCGGCAAGGCTGCCGTCGATACGGCGAAGATCAACCTCGGCTACACCGACGTGCCGGCCCCGATTTCGGGCCGCACCGGTCTGTCGCAGGTGACCGAAGGCGCTTACGTGCAGTCCGGTGCCGCTACGCTCATGACGACCGTGCAGCAGATCGATCCGATGTACGTGGACGTGACGCAATCGGCCGCAGACGGCCTGCGTCTGCGTCGCGCGCTGGCCGATGGCAAGCTGCAAAGCGCTGGCAAGAACGCCGCCAAGGTCGAACTGACGCTGGAAGACGGCACGGCGTACCCGCTCGAAGGCAAGCTTCAGTTCTCGGACATCACCGTCGACCAGACGACCGGCTCGGTGACCGTTCGCGCCATCTTCCCGAACCCGAACCGCGAGTTGCTGCCCGGCATGTTCGTGCACGCCAAGCTCCAGGAAGGTGTGAAGGAAGGCGGTCTGCTGGTGCCGCAACAAGGTGTGACGCGTGACCAGAAGGGGCAGCCGACGGCACTCATCGTGAACAAGGAAGGCAAGGTCGAACTGCGCCAGCTCGTGACCGACCGTGCGATCGGCGACAAGTGGCTGGTGAGTTCGGGTCTTGCCGCAGGCGATCAGGTGATCGTGTCCGGTCTTCAGAAAGCGCGCCCCGGTTCGCCCGCGAAGGCAGTGCCGGCGCAGTTGCCGGGTGCTCAGGCGCAACAGCCGGCAGGTGCGAGCGCACCGGCCGCTGCCAGCGCTTCGGGCGCCTCGCAGGCCGACGCCGCCTCGAGCGCCAAAGCCCAATAACGCGGAGCCTTATTCATGGCAAAGTTTTTTATCGATCGCCCGATCTTTGCTTGGGTGATCGCCATTGTCATCATGCTGGCCGGTGCGCTTTCGATTCTGAAGCTGCCGGTCTCGCAGTACCCGCCAATCGC
This window of the Pandoraea sputorum genome carries:
- a CDS encoding molybdopterin-dependent oxidoreductase gives rise to the protein MTPERKSSILMPDAPVVRDGEAILHEARALMTRRVSEPSRRAFLTRTLSLGGVALLSGCSLDDNASVESALTRISRWNDRVQAALFRKSVLAPTFPASAITRPFPFNAFYSMDEAPVVDEAEYRLELSGLIADKAPWRLDALRDFAAPRAAEQITRHVCVEGWSAIGRWGGVTFADFLRRIGADTSAKYVGFKCADDYYTSIDMPTALHPQTLLALTYDGQTLPREYGFPMKLRIPTKLGYKNPKHIQAIYVTNTYSGGYWEDQGYNWFGGS
- the modC gene encoding molybdenum ABC transporter ATP-binding protein, whose translation is MTVEVRLQHRFGSFVLDAEFAAGTGVTALFGPSGSGKSTVVNAVSGLLKPDAGRIVVGDDVLFDSATGIALPTWRRRIGYVFQDARLMPHFTVRQNLLFGRWLRRRDVAAAGSGAIALEHVVDVLNLGHLLDRRPGALSGGEKQRVGIGRALLSCPRMLLMDEPLASLDHARRLEILDYLNRIRHELKLPVLYVTHSLDEVMRLADQVVLFKEGRTISQGAPADVLNLHRDALDGTVESPGIVLETRIVAHDAQYGLTEVAVHGDEAIRLRVARASGQPGDRCRILVRERDVAVATSAPVDTSVLNVLPATIMTLRDLGDSVEVDATLQGHRGLDSGTVLRARITRLSADQLQLYPGREVYLLIKSVALTR
- the modB gene encoding molybdate ABC transporter permease subunit, giving the protein MGLTPEEWGIVELSLRVGLWGTLCSLPFAYAAAWLLARRHFPGKALLDAILHLPLVLPPVVVGFALLVLFGAQGAIGKLLREWFNFTFAFRWTGAALAAGVMGFPLLVRAIRQALESSDTKLEQAAQTLGAGPWLTFLTVTLPLTATGVLHGFVLAFARALGEFGATITFVSNIPGQTQTLPLAIYTATQVPDGDAMVWRMCAISVVLAVATLIFSEVLIRFGNRKAMGHDG
- the modA gene encoding molybdate ABC transporter substrate-binding protein; this translates as MKAVATTVTVSQTSQASNTTGTMLRRALGVAAVGASLLFAGHAAAQQVFAAASMKDALDDLSATYTKETGKKPVLVYGASSTLARQIEKGAPADVFISADQDWMDYAQKHDLIETKTRTNLLGNELVLIAPATTSGDVDLKSGADLDAKLGNGKLAMGDPAHVPAGLYGKAALEKLGIWSKLQGKVAAADNVRNALLLVARGEAPYGIVYKTDANAEKRVRIAGTFPADSHAPIVYPVAVTKQANRADADPFFKFLQTPTAQATFQRFGFSRP
- a CDS encoding TetR family transcriptional regulator; translated protein: MARRTKEEAIETRNLLLDTAETVFAQKGVSRTSLADIAEAAGLTRGAIYWHFKNKIDLFNAMTDRIRLPMERMIDEECTEPEDGDPMQRMHEICKLVLKETARNERRRRVLDILFHKCEYTNEMLSVLERQREACADGKQRITRDMERAIERGQLPAALDTRRAAIMLHALVVGMMSDWLFLPDYDLGAECDAVVDGFFDMLRTSPAMLRPGGQTAAA
- a CDS encoding efflux RND transporter periplasmic adaptor subunit, with protein sequence MHVKRSSLGMVTAVALAVLTLAACGKKPQQPQGMVPEVGVVTLQPQSVTLTTDLPGRTAPYRVADVRARVDGIVLKRDFTEGGDVKAGQRLYKIDPATYQAAFENAKATLAKAVANQASTRLLADRYKQLVAVEAVSKQDYDNAVAAALQADADVQAGKAAVDTAKINLGYTDVPAPISGRTGLSQVTEGAYVQSGAATLMTTVQQIDPMYVDVTQSAADGLRLRRALADGKLQSAGKNAAKVELTLEDGTAYPLEGKLQFSDITVDQTTGSVTVRAIFPNPNRELLPGMFVHAKLQEGVKEGGLLVPQQGVTRDQKGQPTALIVNKEGKVELRQLVTDRAIGDKWLVSSGLAAGDQVIVSGLQKARPGSPAKAVPAQLPGAQAQQPAGASAPAAASASGASQADAASSAKAQ